A region from the Halosolutus gelatinilyticus genome encodes:
- a CDS encoding phosphohydrolase has protein sequence MPEVTVSESLYKKLEEQTEESIEDAVWELMYQARRETQY, from the coding sequence CCAGAAGTCACGGTCTCCGAATCCCTGTACAAGAAACTCGAAGAGCAGACGGAGGAGTCCATCGAGGACGCGGTGTGGGAACTGATGTACCAGGCACGTCGAGAAACGCAGTATTAG